tttttttgtttttctctagtaaaagcatatctttttttgtttttctctagtaaaagcatatcttttttagtttttctctagtaaaagcatatctttttttgtttttctctagtaaaagcatatctttttttgtttttctctagtaaaagcatatcttttttttgtttttctctagtaaaagcatatctttttttgtttttctctagtaaaagcatatctttttttgtttttctctataaaagcatatctttttttgtttttctctagtaaaagcatatctttttttgtttttctctagtaaaagcatatctttttttgtttttctctagtaaaagcatatctttttttgtttttctctagtaaaagcatatctttttttgtttttctctagtaaaagcatatcttttttttttctctagtttttttttgtttttctctagtaaaagcatatctttttttgtttttctctagtaaaagcatatctttttttgtttttctctagtaaaagcatatcttttttttgtttttctctagtaaaagcatattttttttgtttttctctagtaaaagcatatctttttttgtttttctctagtaaaagcatatctttttttgtttttctctagtaaaagcatatctttttttgtttttctctagtaaaagcatatctttttttgtttttctctagtaaaagcatatctttttttctttttttctagtaaaagcatatcttttttttcttttttgtttttctctagtaaaagcatatctttttttgttttttttaaaagcatatcTAGTTTTTCTCtaaaagcatatctttttttgtttttctctagttttttttttgtttttctctagtaaaagcatatctttttttgtttttctctagtaaaagcatatctttttttgtttttctctagtaaaagcatatctttttttgtttttctctagtaaaagcatatctttttttgtttttctctagtaaaagcatatctttttttgtttttctctagtaaaagcatatctttttttgtttttctctagtaaaagcatctttttttgtttttcttttttttttttttctctagtaaaagcatatctttttttgtttttctctagtaaaagcatatctttttttgttttttctctagtaaaagcatatctttttttgtttttctctagtaaaagcatatcttttttttttttctctagtaaaagcatatctttttttgtttttctctagtaaaagcatatctttttttgtttttctctgaaacAGTGCAAATGGGTAACTATACTTTccataaaaacactttaaaaccaGATGATTTGATGACTCTGTACTCACTCTGACACTTGAGAGCTGCTGCAGTGATCTGGCGGCTGCAGGCGTCGCACCAGTCGTGCCCGCACGGCTCGGACTCGAACCTGTGTCCTTCCCCGGTCTCTGGCCTCACCCGAGGGTCCCTGCACCCCCGGGGGAAGATGGACCAGGCCTCCACACGGACCGGCTCGGTTCGGGCCAGCTTCACCACCCCGGTCTTGCCCTGTGTGAGCCTCTCCAGCGGCAGACTCCCGGTGTGTCCTCGTCCTCTCCCGGAGGAGGAGCCGCTCGGTTGTGCGTTCTCTCCCCCGTTCCAGGTGCCTCTCCTCCCGGGTGCGTCTCGGTCTCGGTACCGGTGCCGGTTTGCTCCTTTGAGTCCATTCGTGATCAAAGCCCCGGTGTTAAGGTTCGAGTCCCCGTTGATGCGGCTCTCTGGAGAACCGGCTGCGGtgctctgctctctgtcccGGTCCGGTTCTCCCGGAGAGGAGGGATGATTCCCCGGCAGCATCTCATCCAGGCTCGTCCCGGAGCTCCTCCGGAACATCATCTTCTCCCAGGACGACTTCCTCGGCAGGGTGATCTTCTTTCTGCCGCCGGGCAGCTTGAAGAGCAGCGGTTCCGAGTCCAGTCTGTGTGGACCCGGGTGCTGGCCCACCACACTCACAGACGCCAttatcctctctctcctcctgtgtttgtACCTGAATGTAAACTCAACAACTCCTGCGACAAGCGTGTAGTAGCGACGCGCGCTCCCGTTAAAGCCACGGGAGCGCGCAGTAATCCCTGGTTCACACTGCAGGGGTTTGATTTGGCATCAACAGGCGAGTTATTAACCACTTATTCGCTGGATAACACCACATGACACTTGACTTTCTGATTAGTCATTGTACTTTGTTAGCTGTTTatctgtcaggctgcacaaccagctctgctcccagtacatgaccacatgacaacaataacatgacaataataacatgacaataaaaacctgtgcaatacactacacattacactgtgcaataatagttaaaatgttaaaaatagttgaaatagttgtttttttctctgtctgtaaatataatatttcagttattgttgttttttctacttgcttatttataatacttgttttattttatttttattttttagcttgtcttcttctactatgtctcttgtgtgcactttactctacgctgttgtaagcctgcaaatttccccgctgcgggactaataaaggattatcttatcttatcttatcttatcttatcagtaTTGCTACATTTAGTGTAGCCCTTTAGGCTACTCTAAATGTAGTCCCACTCCCAGTAATTATCTTCTGAAACCAGACAGACTACAGATTGCAGACTGGCATAAACCACAAACTACACTCTCAAGGGAAGCAGCTGTGGAGAGCTACCAGAGACTGGATTTATATAAGTATGACATGGAGAACATGGTAATTATTAAATTCATAATAATGAGGATGTAAGATGTCTATGACAATGTTTTCAAAGTGGTAGGGCAAACAGTTTAAAGAGCATTGTCTTTGACACATAGTACCTGATTCCTACAGTGAAAAGTCTTTtgtttgtatgaaaatgtattgtttgtagacaatacatttttattttttgactcaGAGGCAGAAGTGTTTTCTCACTGTTAAAACTACACAGTGAACAAATTAACTAAAAAGACAAATAGTAGGTATGAAACAGGACTGACAGCACATCGCGACTTAAAGGTGGGGTTACATAATGTTGTGAGTATAGCCATGATGTATACAAGTCtagtgataaaaacacaatgtcacaCTTGTTTGAGTAGGCTAGGAATAGGAAAGTTATCAAATTTTCCACTTTGCCAAGAGCGTGTCATATGAGCTACATGAAACCACAGAGGCAGTTGTGCTCACTAAAGCGAGAAAGCCCCCGAGGACGCTCACGCCACTCCTACTCAGACAGAGTGAGGAACTTTCAATTTCATTCCCCGTACTTCGCAGTGTCACAACAGCtcatatgttttctgttttttgttttctgtgaccTTTTAACTTCCCAGCTAAGTTGCACCTTCCcacaacaaatgtaatgttgaaGTAATTTGACTATAGACTGAATATGAGTCTACTGTTGTCTCATAGTCATACGTGACATATTGACTTTCAGAACATGAGGTATGTcgacatgaaatgttttttactttcacttttcaGCCTGCATTACTCTCTCAAAAAGGAGATAATATCATTTctcaagaagaaaaacaaacgaGAGTGAAATATGGCAAAAAAGTTTATAGTAAAAAGTATAGtaaaagcatatctttttttgtttttctctgaccTTTTGAATCCCCCGTGACACCTttataaacaaataacaaaccCTGGGATTTCCCCACCGTTGAGCCACACTGgctaatgtcatttttttcatactgTTATTTGCTGTATTGTCACTGGACTGTGTACTTCTGTAAAAAAGAACACAGTGGTGAGTGCTGAGTTTCcctaactttttattttctcctttacattgaaacctttgaaaaaataccaaaaaaaaacaacttatcaTTCAAGATAAACATCAACAGGAAGAGGGACAAATTATACTCCAAAACTACAGTGCTGTGTTCTTAGAAAGGCTGAAAATCAATGATGTAATCATTTAATTAACAGTGATCTACTTTGAGGAAACCTAGAAATGAAGTCACATGAAACCATTTGATTGATCAACCGGAAAAGACAGCAGGAGTCTCAAGccttcaacaaacacacacacacacacacacacacacacacacacacacacacacacacacacacacacacacacacacacacacacacacacacacacacacacacacacacacacacacacacacacacacacacacagatatagtGTCACTCTGGTTAAATTAATCCTTTTAGGTTATCCAGAGTTTGCAGTTTGCTTCTTCTGTGGGACCAAGAAGAAACACAGCCTTAAGAAAAACACTCTAGCAGCTGACTTTGAATTCATCTGCTTTATCCTGACGGTCCATCACTGTGGCAGCCTATTAGAAATACAATAACACTAAAGGCATTAATGAGGTTTGTATTGAACTGCTGTACTCAGAtgccagccacacacacacacaaccacacagacacacacacacacacacactcactcgaCTAAAAATCCATCAGTGGcatttcctccttctcctttgtGGGCATCTTATCTCTAAATTGAGATTCACATTTTATCGATTGTCTTCGGCTGCTTCCTCTTCTTACAGCAAGGGAAATCATCCTGTCCTTGAAAGAAGATCCAGCACATTGTCCATAGCTGTTCATTAGTGGCAGTTATAtctacagagtgtgtgtgtgtgtgtgtgtgtgttctttgagTTAAGATGCAAAGATGCAGCACTTTTGTCAGAGTGTCGAAGGTCTGGCCAAGTTCGGCTCCAGAGGTGCTGCAGGGCTCACTGTTCCCAGACtgtatgacaaaaacaatacaaacaacatCATACTTTGTCACATACTGCAAATGGGGCTGTGAGTTTTGACAGAGACATGAAGTTGGTTCACTCAACTCACCCCTCAATAATGCTGTTGTTACACTGCAGTTCCCTCACCAAAATCTCCATTTCGTCCTTCAGATGGTGCATCCTAGAACAAAAGGAAGAGATGGCATCAGGGCAACTGGACAACCGTTTCCATCTTGcgcacaacacaaaaacacacatacaaatacatgcaCAAAAAGACACATACCTAGAGACCATCTGGTCCTTGTCCCTTGGGACAATTTCAGGCTGTTGTCCCGTTCCATTGGACTGCAGAGTGAAAAGGATTCTGTCCAGAGCCTGAGGAGGACAGATGAGACGTTACATCATCACATCACTGAGATGCTACATTGGTGACATCACTAAAATAtcacacaacttttttttatcaatgtaagaaaacatgtatttgttGCATACTGTTAGGTTAATATATTTGTTCTGAGCGGCAGAGATCTtcaacacagagagagtgaaatGTTGACCTTATATTGGCACTGCTCGCTCATCTCCAGGTCTGCCAACAAGCCTGTGGAGAAAGAGCTGAAGTCCTGAAGTCTGGTCTGCATCTCCattaaaacactgcagacacaGAAGGGAGACACTTCAGTAAGTCAAAGCTACCATATTTACAATGTGTCAATGGTCTACTGGATTccaaaaaaagaactgaatatctaaaaaaattcaaataatcaaAAGATGTGTTTATAGATAATCTGGATCCTTTCTTAacaatcaatttatttataattctgcAATTACACAgagttttttcaattttttagatacattttatcatattttttaacaatagtTAACCTAGCACAAAAACATATCATGCACAGCTTAATACCtgtattttggggttttgaaaATATCTGTCTGTTTAAGCGCCTGTCTCTCTAAAGAAGCTACATTCGATATTAggagcattaataaagcagcaaacaattATTTACTATGTAAAGATATACTGGAGGAATGaagtccctccctctgtgtgtgttgcaatcagagcttctctgtgctttggtTACATATCCGGGCTGGACACGAGTTACTATTAGTGAATGTGCCCCACTAGGTATCAAATGCCTGCTGCTGTGTACTGCACTCATACGTTGGTTATCGCTGATAACACCACCCTCATTGACGGCGTCGACGcagaagcgtagcacccaccctccagttcccccACAGTTAAACACTGTAAGCTCTAGAAGCACTGTttccgttgtttgcactgttaacagTTCCCAAGTTGATTACTAACATTAaggcaaaaaatgttttgtattacaagttatctgaaaatgtgtttatgaatatgcaaatgaggcattatcttatgcTAAATTTTGGTGAATTTGCGAGAAATCTACGGACACAAATTGACAAAcccttaaatgtgtttttgtatactTAATTATAATTTCCACTCGCTTCAGAGAGaggacatgttatggaagcgaAAAAGCCCAAAATCACTTGGCACTACTGCTGCTTGCATGTTCCATATCTACTGCAGATCTATTGatgtaaataagataaaaagcatttttacaaatatgtttcataacataagaaaaataagaaataattacAACACATTTGGGAGTgtaagaataaacaaacaaatgttcccCATCATCTTATATCAGATCACATCTACCGCATCATTATGCTAAATTAAAAttctaaatgtcattttaaatctaaaaatggATTGCTTCATCCAAATCAACTGGAAAAGGAATTTAAGAATTATAGAGCAAAGTGTTATGCATTTTATAatatcaattgtttttttgtgaaatgaagcTTAATAATGTTGAGTACAAATTTAATCCGTTTGAGAGTGACTGCTGAATAGCACCGTCCTACTGTCCTGTGTTAATCTTATTCATATAAACCTCCATCATCTGGGTGAAtgcctgtcaatcaaaccaaaCAGTTATCTTATAGTAAATATCAAAGTGTTTGGGATAACTCAGCTGAAGTGAATCCACTGTGTACTTTGGGGTCAAAAGTGCAACTTGAGAGCCTGCTCTGACCTGCTCCACGTCCTTGTTGAGGCCAAAAGCTCTTTGTATCTCTGGACGCAGTCGTCTCTAAGGAGAGATTTCACTCGCTTAATGTGGGACGACAGGTGGATTCTGGGAAGGAAGAGTGACAAGAAGATTACAGGAGAGCTCAGAATAACATACTTCACAGGCTGGCTCAGCAGGACAGCAGCAGTGtggacacacactcacttctCAAACTTGTGGATTTGCTCGTCGTTGTATGCCAACTCTGtgttgaaaataagaaaacatagtcaattttaccatttacaaaaagagaaacgaAATACATTGtagtaatagtaaaaaaaacatactgccAGTTTGTCTGTCTTTACGATAATGCTGATGAATTGCCGTTATCTTTTGCAGCAGCATCTCCATCTTCTGACAGCTGTGGAAGGCAAAACatcagagttaaaaaaaacacatacacccTGAAGGCCACCGTGAAGCTTTGTATCTCTGTATGCCTGAGTACCTCTTGTCATTGGTCAGCGTCTCTGCTAGCTTGGACTGTTCTATCTGCAGAAGGTCCAGTCGGCTCTGAAACTCTTGGATTCCTCCAGCGTATTTAGGCAAGTGCTCACGCACCTGTAGAGACAGCAGCCACAGACTCTGAGACCCGATTCAACAAATCTGACACAAAATGAATGGTACACAGTCCAAAATCctctttttccatttgtttatgtattcaaaataaatgttttttgagtcCAGCAATGTTGAGAAGAGAGAACTCCTCGGGCTTAGAAAACAGTACTTGTAACGTTGTGGGTTTGAAACTCGCTTAAAATCTTGACTAAATGTCAAACCTCGTCACTTTTTTGTGTTGACAGAAATATGTTAGTTTTCAAACTGATATGaaatttcatcattttaaacaGGAAGACTATTTTATATGGGCAAAATTCTTATACGCCTGCTTGTGTTTTAGCATTTCACATTGCACAACTTTGGCTTGGTTTCCATGTGATCTGCATTTCTCCACTTTAAACTCATTGATGAAGGAATAATGGcgttaaaatacaaagaaaaagccACATTCCAAACTCGTCTCTTTCCCATCAGCCACATTTGTCAAGCTTTGATACTTCTTCTTCATGCTACTCACCAGATGCAGCTTTTGCCTGCTATCAGTCAACCCTTGGTTTTCTGAATCATAGTGGCCgctaagaaaaataaagatacaacAGATATGGGAgggaaaaaggggaaaaagaggATTGTGGCTTgaattataacaataaaaaaagatgcgTTTGGTctacatttttcaacaaattACATCCAGTAGAATCCACAACATACGTTACTGGCAGTTAAGATCATACAGTGAGCAATTCAATCCTACATCACATTCACAGTGGAAAATTTTACTTGGAAAAGAAACTACAGCTCCGTTTGCCTTACTACTGTATATCATAATGAATGTCATACAACACATATTTATGCATTTCAACACCCCAAGTGTGAAATCACAGATTCCCTCTAATTAGTTCAAAATGTGTGTCAATGAACTCACAGTGTGCGAGTCCTGTGTTCCACGCTGAGGCAAGACTGCAGTCTAATGGTGATCATCGCGATACTGTGGAACGCTTCTTCACACTCTCTACGCAACCTCATCCTGAGGAACAATcagagtgtgagagaggaggaggaatgggCAGGAGAAGAGATATTACCTAGTTAGTACATAACCTCGAGGCTAAAACAAATACTGCTTAtttcaacatgtgtgtgtgtctcacatgTAGCTGTAGTAtccttgcagcagcagctctctgtgaGTGTGCAGCAACCGTACTATCCTCAGATACTGGTGGACCACTCCCACTATAACCTACAGACAGGAGGGGGATAAAAGGAGATAATAAATAATGGGTGGGTTGTTTATAatacacacaattcaaataaaactgACCATGACATTAGGTATGGGTGGCAAATAAAATCAGCAGAGCAGCAGTACCTTGGAGAAGTTGTAGTCTGCCATAACATCAAACCGTGATGGGATGACTGGAGACTCCGCTAcaaaaggagagacagaaacacacaagtcAAAAATACAGGACTTATGGAAACAGTGTGTACAAATTAATATGTGTATGCACACAAATGCGATTACCTTCCTTTTTAACCAACATTCATGATgcacaattcattttttgtatATAACTTCCCTTTATTTAGGATTGGCACTGACAGAAATATAACTAGACAAAATTGGCATGAAACACCTGATTCACAAAGATAGTTATGTTTTGTCTAAGTAAAAATGATTACACCACTTATCAAAACTCTTGCATATCTTCCTAGGGGAATAGCAAAGAATAAAGAAGAGGAAGGCTTTGGACTTCACAGAAACTGATCAGAGGTGTATGTGTCTTTGATTGTCTTACGTTCTCTGAAGGGTAGGCTGGTATTTGCTTCAGGCCCGTCGCTGAGCAGAATCAGGGGCCTGTCATGGGAAGAGGGCGGGAGGTTGACCACCTTCATGTTGCCCTCCAGAGGGAGGTCGTGACCAAGGTACAGCAGATGTTGCAGCTGAACTGCTATACCAGTCTGAGACGCCACCTCCTCGAAGAACATTGACACcctgaggggagagagagagagagagagaggattttTGTATGctaagctttttttctttatttcaggtCTGATTCTGTATCCTGACTACATTTTAACATCAGGAGTCAAAGCTCTTTGTCACGGCTACAGTTGTTATTCTGTACAAATTTACTGGGCCATCTATAATGCCCGGCGCAGATGTAGGTTTAAAACTGGGGTTGGCAGTATAACTTTGGCATCTTTGAGTAAgaaatctacttttttttttatttcagtcgCTCCAATTCAAACTGTAAActgctttctttgtgtttggtcAGAATGTTTATGTGCAGACTCACGTGTTGTAGTGGTGTATGTAGATGCAATGTGCCATGGCCTGTTGCAGAGAGAACAGGTGAACTGGCTGACGCTGCAGTATGTCTGTGGTGGCTTTGAAGAACTGGTCAAAACCCCAACACCTCTCCTGGTCAGCCTCCAGTATACCCGCTAGAATTGGAACCAGTTGCACCATCAGACCCCTacggacagagagggagagaaatagaTGGAGACAATTAGGTAATACATTAGCATCacttcattcattaaaaagtcCCTGAGGTGCATGTTTAAATACCCTTTATCGGGTGACATACTGTGAGAGTTGGCAGCTGTGAGGTAGGTGGTAGCTCCACTCTATAGGCCCGCCATCCACGCGCTGTATTCCAGCTATTGCCCCCATAGGCTTCTCTGTGGTTATTTTGTAcctacacaacaaaaacacacaggtcAGGCTGATAATCATTGACATATGTTCATGCTCTGCCATGGTGGGATGCTGTATGCTTCCCAATAGGAAACTTGGCAGCTGAAGATGGAGCCAAGTCATTTGAGACCCAACCATTGAGACCCTTGTTTCTATCAGAAATGTGTGGTCTGTGATTTACTTTCTCACACACTGATGTATCGACTCACATGGTGGGCTTGTTCCTGCGGGGTCCTCCGTACGGTGTGAAGGGAAGACTCCCAGTGGTAGCGTGGTAAAATGTCACACCGATACTCCACAGGTCTACACTGACCCCATAGGACTTCTGATGAGGCTTACGCAGCACAGCACGTTCATACATGTCTGGGtgctgagaacacacacacacacacacacacacacacacacacacacacacacacacacacacacacacacacacacacacacacacacacacacacacacacacacacacacacacacacacacacacatgcacacacacacacgcacatgcacacacacaaactatcaGTTTGCAGTCTGCAGAGGCGGATATGCAGTCATCAAGATTATCATCTAAACCTCAGCTTTTGTGTAAAGTGAAAGCAGTGTTTTTGCCCTAACATGTATTCTCTCTCCAGTCCCCTTCTTTTAATCAGGGATCATCTTGTTGAGCTCAGCATTAGGCAGAAACgtaaaagaaagtgaaagtttCAGTTGCTGTTATGAATAGGTCCTTCCCCCATTTGTCCACTAGAGGGCCACCCAGTCTTCATAACACAAGTTGCCTCGAAGTATCAAGATCAAGGCTCCAAAAGGCCAGTCTCACAAAGACATCTCAACACAGACACTGATTACACAGGACGATTTTCACACCGAACTTGGAGTGGATTCAATGTTGGCCTTCATATCAAACAACCAATCACGTGCAACACATAGAGATTCAGATCAGAGGAGATGCGATGCCATTTCTGCTACCGAGCCTTGAGAGCTTTCCCTGGAGTAAAACTCAACTGATATGTGACCAATGTGAAATAATCGTATCATTTTCCATTCATAGGGGACATTGAGGATACTTTTTATGGATGCAATAGTATTTTATCACATTTCCTTATTTCACGTTAATGTCTTTACTTATCTAATGCGAGGGTcctaataatgttaatgttatactgtatataaataatcATATAACATCGTAATGTTAATGCTGTTTTAATATTCATAGTaataatatgtctttttttaaatttttaatgCTCTAGCAACATTTCTTTAGAAACTTCCATGCCAATGAAGCCATAATGAACTGAATAATATAAGTGTTATGGATATTTGTTGTCTCCCCCTGTGGAGCTGAACTGCTGAGACATCAAAGTGGTTATGAAAATGTCATCTCCAACAGTGTTTACTATGAGCTATGCCACGTAATGCCAACTAAACATGAAGTCCTGCTTCTCGTTTAGTTAGCAGAATCTATCAAGAACTTCTTGATACATTTCAATGATATTTAGGGAAAAGTTTACAAAAACGTTTTCTGCCCCAGAagattttaatgcattttgattatatttgtaAAACACCCTTTAAATGGTAATCagaatttgttttaaaggacTGTTCAGCTTAAGCGACAGCATGCGTTCATCGACTTTCTCAAAGACACCTTACTCATCAAAAAAGGTATCTTTGACTGCAAATTGCCAGATGCAAGCACATTCATTTCTGTGACTGTTATCTTACCAGATACTCTTCAGTTCCGTAGATAGACATAAACTTCTCATCATCGTCCAGCTTTCTTGCTGCACCAAAATCAGTTAGCTTATAAACAGACTTGCCGTCCTCCCCGACCTGCCGCATGATGTTGCCTGGCTTAATGTCTCTGTGTACCACTCCATTTTCTCGCAGATGGTTCATCCCCTGCACTGAAGATAGGAAAGGAGAAGAATAATTCAGTTTAGGTCAATTCAATTATTGGGAAATACCAAGATATATACCCACCAACACACTGCAAAACTATGAGGAATTCTGTTTCAGGCAAGCCGAAGGCGTTTTCTGACTCCTCGAGCAGGCTGAGCAGACTTCCTCCTGAACAATACTCCATCACCAGCACCTTCTGTTTGGAGGGCAGctagagagggagggggggaggcatTAGGAGGTGAGCTGCAAATGCTTGtaaatattatacaaatatattagtAAAAACTTACTGCCTCATCAAATTCTATGATGGATACAAATCAAAAAATGCAAACCCAACAGGGCTAACATTATTACAAGACCTGTGTATTTACAGGCTTTACAGTGTGTAGATCAAGCAGTACAAATTCTCTCCCATTCCATGTTCCGATTTAGTTGGAATAAAACTGCAGCTCTGTTTTTACACAGTTTCATTCGTCTGCTGTCCTCCTCTCATGGTAGCCTTACCTCTTCCACGGCGTACAGCTTGACAATATTGCTGTGGTTGAGCTTCCTCAGCATTTCAAACTCTCTCATCTGAACCTCAGGGGGCGGTTGTAGCTCACGGTGTTAAACACCTTGACAGCTACCAGCTCACCCAACCTCTgggcacgcacaaacacacacacacacacacacacacacacacacacacacacacacacacacacacacacacacacacacacacacacacacacacacacacacacacacacacacacacacacacacattgatatCAGCATTACACATCAGAGCACCATGTCAGAATGTGAAAATCTGCCCACATCAGCACTGTGCTGATATCCTTTTATAATCACCCAATCTCTATAGTCACTTTTGACTCAAAGAGTAGGCGGAAAaatctgcagcagcagtgatgtgAATGATGTGCTCAGTGGAAAACTAACTTTACAGTGTGTtatggtgattaaaaaaaacaacaacacatcctCAGTGTGGCTAAGGTACCTTATTGCGTGCCTTGTAGACACTGGCAGTGGCCCCTTGACCGAGGACGTCTTGTAAAGACCACAGGTAGCTTGTTGTACTGGCCGTCATCCCCGTCATGCTGGAGGAATAGACTGAGAATAAGCATGGAGACTCCATAGagagacatacagtaccagtcaaaagtttggacacaccttctcattcaatggtttttctttatttttatttttttctacattgtagattaatatcgaagacatccaaactatgaagtagtagtttgtagcacttactatattcggattagtctgttgcaatta
This portion of the Anoplopoma fimbria isolate UVic2021 breed Golden Eagle Sablefish chromosome 17, Afim_UVic_2022, whole genome shotgun sequence genome encodes:
- the ikbke gene encoding inhibitor of nuclear factor kappa-B kinase subunit epsilon, translated to MREFEMLRKLNHSNIVKLYAVEELPSKQKVLVMEYCSGGSLLSLLEESENAFGLPETEFLIVLQCVVQGMNHLRENGVVHRDIKPGNIMRQVGEDGKSVYKLTDFGAARKLDDDEKFMSIYGTEEYLHPDMYERAVLRKPHQKSYGVSVDLWSIGVTFYHATTGSLPFTPYGGPRRNKPTMYKITTEKPMGAIAGIQRVDGGPIEWSYHLPHSCQLSQGLMVQLVPILAGILEADQERCWGFDQFFKATTDILQRQPVHLFSLQQAMAHCIYIHHYNTVSMFFEEVASQTGIAVQLQHLLYLGHDLPLEGNMKVVNLPPSSHDRPLILLSDGPEANTSLPFREPESPVIPSRFDVMADYNFSKVIVGVVHQYLRIVRLLHTHRELLLQGYYSYMMRLRRECEEAFHSIAMITIRLQSCLSVEHRTRTLGHYDSENQGLTDSRQKLHLVREHLPKYAGGIQEFQSRLDLLQIEQSKLAETLTNDKSCQKMEMLLQKITAIHQHYRKDRQTGKLAYNDEQIHKFEKIHLSSHIKRVKSLLRDDCVQRYKELLASTRTWSSVLMEMQTRLQDFSSFSTGLLADLEMSEQCQYKALDRILFTLQSNGTGQQPEIVPRDKDQMVSRMHHLKDEMEILVRELQCNNSIIEGLGTVSPAAPLEPNLARPSTL